Proteins encoded by one window of Bombus fervidus isolate BK054 unplaced genomic scaffold, iyBomFerv1 scaffold0043, whole genome shotgun sequence:
- the LOC139997270 gene encoding E3 ubiquitin-protein ligase XIAP-like, with protein sequence MSSVPSTFFHTQEQYDLRFEAARRSTFLYWPRSFSIPPATLAAEGFFYTGISDTVKCFACAVEISDWSNGRTPMQLHEIYCPSCRFVCNEDCGNVPIEGRSRLRPNCITKLKNLKYANYECRLDSFATFPNTHMSREQLADAGFYYDGRNDMAICHHCSIGIENWNPGEDPWVRHAISSPACCYIIEARGCEYINNVTGQDLYSNSIQEATETTDENHEGSDSDQNNVAETIAKIYQLDQMKNSESSDCLNVRSIPHDPKAKKRKCT encoded by the exons ATGTCGTCGGTTCCATCGACGTTTTTTCACACTCAAGAACAATATGATCTACGTTTTGAAGCAGCAAGACGCTCGACTTTTCTATACTGGCCTCGATCTTTTTCCATTCCTCCTGCCACACTTGCAGCAGAAGGATTCTTTTATACAGGCATATCGGATACTGTCAAATGTTTTGCGTGTGCAGTGGAGATAAGTGACTGGTCAAACGGTCGTACTCCCATGCAACTTCACGAGATATATTGTCCATCGTGCAGATTTGTCTGCAATGAAGATTGCGGTAATGTGCCAATCGAAGGACGTAGCCGTTTGAGACCAAACTGTATTACGaaactaaaaaatttgaaatatgctAATTACGAATGCAGATTAGATTCATTCGCAACATTTCCTAATACACATATGAGTAGAGAACAATTAGCCGATGCAGGCTTTTACTACGACGGAAGAAATGATATGGCCATCTGTCATCATTGTAGCATTGGTATAGAAAATTGGAATCCAGGAGAAGATCCATGGGTTCGACATGCAATTTCATCTCCTGCATGTTGTTATATAATCGAAGCACGGGGCTGTGAATACATTAATAATGTAACAGGCCAAGATCTCTATTCAAATTCTATTCAa gaaGCAACAGAAACTACAGATGAGAATCATGAGGGATCCGACAGt gatCAAAACAATGTTGCGGAAACAATTGCTAAAATATATCAGTTAGATCAAATGAAGAATAGTGAATCGAGTGATTGTCTAAATGTGCGTTCAATTCCGCATGAtcctaaagcaaaaaaaagaaagtgtacttaa
- the LOC139997271 gene encoding E3 ubiquitin-protein ligase XIAP-like, translating to MPEPMINPVSSVPSTSLHAQERYDLRFEAARRSTFLYWPRSFSIPPATLAAAGFFYTGISDTVKCFACALEISNWSNGRTPMQLHEIYCPWCRFVCNEDCGNVPIGTHPDEILPTERRNGNIICRYGLEYSQSFDFNDHRFVTDAEDPTAYDLSRLGLKKVKKPKYLDYITYQSRLNSFSTFSDTSMSKELLADAGFYYNERDRMSICYHCGLGVGRWFPGENPWARHAISSPSCCYLITVRGHQFVNDLTHQNIYENYEEEPIVDDDTRSDSEEETNEMTLAEKFGK from the exons ATGCCGGAACCAATGATTAATCCAGTGTCGTCGGTTCCATCCACGTCGCTTCACGCTCAAGAACGATATGATCTACGTTTTGAAGCAGCAAGACGCTCGACTTTTCTATACTGGCCTCGATCCTTTTCCATTCCTCCTGCCACACTTGCAGCAGCAGGATTCTTTTATACAGGCATATCGGATACTGTCAAATGTTTTGCGTGTGCATTGGAGATAAGTAACTGGTCAAACGGTCGTACTCCCATGCAACTTCACGAGATATATTGTCCATGGTGCAGATTTGTCTGCAATGAAGATTGCGGTAATGTGCCAATTGGTACACATCCTGATGAAATTCTACCGACAgaacgaagaaatggaaatataatatgtcGTTATGGTTTAGAATATTCGCAGTcctttgattttaatgaccATCGATTTGTAACAGATGCAGAAGACCCGACGGCATATGATCTTAGCCGTTTGGGACtaaaaaaagttaagaaaCCAAAATATTTGGATTATATTACTTACCAATCCCGATTAAATTCATTCTCAACATTTTCTGATACATCTATGAGTAAAGAACTATTAGCCGATGCAGGCTTTTACTATAACGAAAGAGATCGTATGTCTATCTGTTATCATTGTGGACTTGGTGTAGGAAGATGGTTTCCAGGAGAAAATCCATGGGCTAGACATGCAATTTCGTCTCCAAGCTGTTGTTACTTAATAACAGTTCGTGGCCACCAGTTTGTTAATGATCTAACACACCAAAACATCTACGAAAATTATGAAGAa gAACCAATAGTTGATGACGATACGAGATCCGATAGTGAAGAGGAAACTAACGAGATGACTCTCGCTGAGAAAtttggtaagtaa
- the LOC139997272 gene encoding E3 ubiquitin-protein ligase XIAP-like: MLHISNIQPVLPQYEESPEHEESSDDSISSDVIQIPIPAYTNRWHRYRYRYRMPEPMINPVSSVPSTSRGIRKHHGDFRFEAARLWSFRNWLVPLVDPASLAAAGFYYTGKMDRVKCFVCRVVVSHWLEGRTPMQVHEIWSPECRFVRNEDCGNVPIGTHPDEIQPTERRNGNILCRYGLEYSQSFDFNDHRFVTDAEDPTAYDLSRLGLKKVKKPQNLDYITYQSRLNSFSTFTDTSMSKELLADAGFYYNERDRMSICYHCGLGVARWSPGENPWARHAISSPSCCYLITVRGHQFVNDLTHQNIYENYEEEPIVDDDTRSDSEEETNEMTLAEKFGK, encoded by the exons ATGTTGCATATATCTAACATCCAACCTGTGCTACCACAATACGAAGAATCTCCAGAACACGAAGAATCGTCAGACGATTCAATTTCGTCTGATGTGATTCAGATACCGATACCGGCATATACCAATCGTTGGCACCGGTACCGATACCGGTACCGGATGCCGGAACCAATGATTAATCCAGTGTCGTCGGTTCCATCGACGTCGCGTGGCATTCGAAAACATCATGgtgattttcgttttgaagcaGCAAGACTTTGGAGTTTTCGAAACTGGCTTGTACCTCTCGTTGACCCTGCCAGTCTTGCAGCAGCAGGATTCTATTATACAGGCAAAATGGATAGAGTCAAATGTTTTGTGTGTCGAGTGGTGGTAAGTCACTGGTTAGAGGGTCGTACTCCCATGCAAGTTCACGAGATATGGTCTCCAGAGTGCAGGTTTGTCCGCAATGAAGATTGCGGTAATGTGCCAATTGGTACACACCCTGATGAAATTCAACCGACAgaacgaagaaatggaaatatattatgtcGTTATGGTTTAGAATATTCGCAGTcctttgattttaatgaccATCGATTTGTAACAGATGCAGAAGACCCGACGGCATATGATCTTAGCCGTTTGGGACtaaaaaaagttaagaaaCCACAAAATTTGGATTATATTACTTACCAATCCCGATTAAATTCATTCTCAACATTTACTGATACATCTATGAGTAAAGAACTATTAGCCGATGCAGGCTTTTACTATAACGAAAGAGATCGTATGTCTATCTGTTATCATTGTGGACTTGGTGTAGCAAGATGGAGTCCAGGAGAAAATCCATGGGCTAGACATGCAATTTCGTCTCCAAGCTGTTGTTACTTAATAACAGTTCGTGGCCACCAGTTTGTTAATGATCTAACACACCAAAACATCTACGAAAATTATGAAGAa gAACCAATAGTTGATGACGATACGAGATCCGATAGTGAAGAGGAAACTAACGAGATGACTCTCGCTGAGAAAtttggtaagtaa